In Lycium ferocissimum isolate CSIRO_LF1 chromosome 7, AGI_CSIRO_Lferr_CH_V1, whole genome shotgun sequence, the sequence acttgagttataaaatagaaatttataaacttagaaaaaaaacttaagttatatagtaacttaagttataaacttagaaataacttaaacatagtgtgtatatataagtatatttatatataaataatatacataacatatataaatatacttaagtatACCTACAATATGCTTTGCTACTTATGTTATACTCCTTAAgtatgtttcaatttatgtatctatttttttagtatcatattaaatgaatagaaagttttcttaatttaaacaaattaattttaacttagaaaaaatttacaccacataaatattcaagacttattttaaccacaagtttaaaaaagtgtgtatatatactctTTATTTAAATGTCGTCTGAGTCATAAATGGGTTCTTAagtatataaattgaaacggagggagtataatatacatatacttgaccttgagttataaaatagaaagttataaccttagaaaaaaaaaccaatctagaattttataaaattcataagtttttagttagtaaatatataaacttaaccgcatatatatatatatatatatatatatatatgttgttagttagtaaatatataaactttagttATAAagttatataacatatataagtatacctacaatatactaagaaatactataatatgtatatatttaagaataaataatttttttttaaccggATACCGGTTTAGGCCGTACCCGGGTAAGAcgattttcaattttcaatcCTGTTAACTCCAGAATTACCTGCTTATTCTGCAGGTTTTTAACCGTGCTTAGTAGGTTGGGCAAACCGGTCGGATTCCGGGCCGGTTGAGACCGGTTGACAGGTTTAGTGGGAAGTGAAAGTCTAAAAAATCTGTCAACGTTGATATTAAAAGTGTTtaaatgaattaaattattaaaaagtgTAAAACTTGTATTAACTGCACAACTTTTTgcctttccttttcctttggCAATTTCCACAAAAACGCGGAGTCTCTTGAACCTCTTGAGCTTCTTGATCCACTTGACAAACTTGGAAGTAAAATATAGTgtagacaaaaacaaaaaagaagtgGCCCTTATATAAGCAGCATAGCAAAGGGGAAAAGGCAGTTGAGTGGAATTCTATGGAGCATCTTCTTCACCTAATGCCTTGTCAACTGGACTGGTGTAAACTGAAGTACCGCAATGTCTGGAAATTTTGGAGCATAAGAGAAGACGATGAGTTGAACTACCAACGAATGATTTCCCCTATGCTGTGTGAGTTCTGAATATCAAACttattttcccatttttttgtTCACTTATGAGTTTTTtgtttagtatattttgaaTCTTCTCTTCTTGATCCAGCTGCTGCACCTGTTTCTAGCTCTACAATGGGGAAACAGAGGATCATATCTACTATTGTGAAAATGTGGAGTTGTACTACTTCTCTGGTTCAATTCTGGGCACCTATCAAGGTCAACGGATCAACTGTCCTGTCAACTGCGGATCAACCATTTGCTTTCCATAAGGAACTTGATAAGAGGCTGTTTGAATACAGGAGGCTCTGCCTCGACACTTTGATTCCCATTGACATGTACAATGAAGATCTTCTTGGCTCCCCTGGACGAGTTTTCAGAAGTGGGTTGCCAGAAGTTAACCCCGACGTTGGAAGTTACTCCGCTGGAGAGTTTCCACTGCTTGAAACTGCAATTCGGTTGGGCATCTGTTCTTATTATGCAATTTCTGTGTTTAACCTCCATGATCACCAGTGCGTTGGTGTATTTGAGATGGCATCTACACAACCATTTCTCTTTATTCCCGTGACTATTGAGGTACTTGCtcatctgttttttttttaattttattttatttgaatgcTCAAATGTTGAATAGCAGCAGTTGTTGGATTTAAGTATATATGAGGCttacaaacaacaataacaacatacgcagtgtaatcccacaagtggagtctggggagggtaggattaACGCAAAcctagtggcggagccacatgcaTCCAAGGGGTGTCAGCTGGTACACTGTGTAGATAcgtaaaaagaattttttatgtatatatactatgttttGGAACCCATTAATTTCTTCGtatatttactttttcatattttgacacCCCTTAGTAAAAATTTCTAGTTCCGCCACTGCGCAGACCTTACTTGTATCTTTGTGGGGGTAGGAGGGTTGTTTCTGAGACCCTACATTTATGACTCTTACCTTTTGTACTAATACCTTTATTCTTAAGTAGAACCACATATATTCTGGCTAGGATTGATGATTATCTGTCGACTATCTTCATCATGACATCTTTAGGAGTTGCAATCTCTCTTTAGGAACACTTTCTTGGTAGATGGGGCTTGGACATATGCTTGAATTTAGATAAAACCAAGTGTGCCACTCATTCTTCTTTGTTGTGCGACTGCATGTCCAAATTGTTGGATTTCAACCAAAGGACATTGGTTATTCACTTTTGTTTATATTCCcatatttactatttgaaaaaaatcaataatccTTGTTTAATTGTCCATCACAGGACATGGATTTGAAGTCATCTGGGTTGTATAGCATTTGTTACTCAACGGACACAATTGTTAGATCTTTAGAggtattgtgttgttgactttTTTATTTTGGCGAATGCACCCCACCAAACAAAACACATAAACAAAAAAGATATGTTCTCATTTTATTTCCATTGCTCTGCTATTTCTGTCCCACTAATTTCATAGCTTTATAAACCGCAGGATGATTCTGGAATTGACCAAATAGAGGCAGGCTTACATGTGGTCCGTAAAATACACAGTTTACCCTTTGCTCAAATTTGGATTCCTTATTCTCAATCAGGGTTACGTGCTGGTGCCTCCAGCTATGACCGTTCGAGATCAATGTATCGTGAGTTTGAATATGCTTCTAAGGTCTGTTTTATTCCGAGCGGTAAGGGATTGGTGGGGAGGGCATTTCCATCCCAAGGTTCATGCTTTTGCAAAGATGTTACTCTGTTAAGCTTGACAGAGTACCCTATGGTGCCTGGTGCACGAAAAGCTAGATTGAACCAGTGTTTTGCAATTTGTTTGAGAAGTAATAGCGCCAGCAATATTATTTCTGCCGTAGTTGAGTTCTTTCTGCCACCCGACGAAATGGTTGTTAGAGATACAAAGACTTTCTTAAACTTGCTTTTATCCACAATGAAAGAACAACTTCCAGGTGTCAGAGTTGCTTCTGGAGAAGAACTAGGGCAGAGGATACGAGTTGAAGTTGTTAAAGTTTCCCCGAGTGATGAACTTGACTCCTTTGAAATTGGCCAACCTCTGCCGATTGTTCAATCACTTCAGGATGGAGGAGAAACAGCAGAGATTGTTTCTTTGTGTCAACAGTCAAATTTACAGAATGAGGAGAACAATGACTTgttcatttttcttccttcttgttCATCACACAAGCGTGACTCGCTCAACTGCGAAAGGCCAGTGCAAGTTGATCCATTACTTCCTCATCCAACACCAGAAGCTGGGACAAACAGAGGGACGGTTAACGTGGATGTGGCACATGATGATCATATTGAGTTTGAAAAGGACACAGGACAAATGATGCAGCCTGATTCACATTTTGAGCAACCAAGTGTAGAAATTGATTCTACGGGCAATGCTATGAGTAATGACAAACTCGAGCATAATGATATTGCTAGATGTTTGCCCGTAGTTGAAGCTGAAGCCACAAATGAAGATAGTAACGTCATCAGTGGAGCAACGACTAACAACGAGAAAATCCATTCACAGAAGAACAATGAAATACAGAggat encodes:
- the LOC132062235 gene encoding protein NLP7-like, whose amino-acid sequence is MSKRVRRDGGSSSSDGFMEETFVNETLNLVYFESSLLDPAAAPVSSSTMGKQRIISTIVKMWSCTTSLVQFWAPIKVNGSTVLSTADQPFAFHKELDKRLFEYRRLCLDTLIPIDMYNEDLLGSPGRVFRSGLPEVNPDVGSYSAGEFPLLETAIRLGICSYYAISVFNLHDHQCVGVFEMASTQPFLFIPVTIEDMDLKSSGLYSICYSTDTIVRSLEDDSGIDQIEAGLHVVRKIHSLPFAQIWIPYSQSGLRAGASSYDRSRSMYREFEYASKVCFIPSGKGLVGRAFPSQGSCFCKDVTLLSLTEYPMVPGARKARLNQCFAICLRSNSASNIISAVVEFFLPPDEMVVRDTKTFLNLLLSTMKEQLPGVRVASGEELGQRIRVEVVKVSPSDELDSFEIGQPLPIVQSLQDGGETAEIVSLCQQSNLQNEENNDLFIFLPSCSSHKRDSLNCERPVQVDPLLPHPTPEAGTNRGTVNVDVAHDDHIEFEKDTGQMMQPDSHFEQPSVEIDSTGNAMSNDKLEHNDIARCLPVVEAEATNEDSNVISGATTNNEKIHSQKNNEIQRIEKNYQITRDILEQQFGSTLENAAKNLRVSRATLKRICREYAISRWPHHKTRKVYHNFSQGISLQGAEPYMGDQQCPNLSQEKGTNCSVHKKSRSTGKPCDDSVMSIKVTYRDDIIKFTLTPSSTMVEPEGGVEKRLNISLQIFPIKYQDEDEDWVTITGDSDLREGMHEIRLLGRTAMKLVVTPKSDT